One window of Methanomassiliicoccales archaeon genomic DNA carries:
- a CDS encoding phosphoribosylaminoimidazolesuccinocarboxamide synthase, with translation MKLVRTGKVKEVYEVDENTLEFVFTDSISVFDKIIPTTIPFKGETLCRTAAFWFQLLRKNGIRTHFTELVPPNRMRVKKVEVIDDYDSLTCSSTNYLIPLEFISRQYVAGSLFERVKGGEITAEELGFSPNHKVKYGERLPKTFYETTTKLEKVDRLLSRDEAIDISGLTQEEYERVLDITKRIDDLIMEESEERCLIHVDGKKEFGFDEKRRLMVVDTFGTADEDRWWDEDCYHGNEFLELSKESVRKYYKEIGYYDELMNARRAGLTEPEIPPLPEGKVEEFSELYIEMFERITGESFR, from the coding sequence ATGAAGCTGGTTAGGACGGGAAAAGTCAAAGAGGTTTACGAGGTCGATGAGAATACCTTGGAGTTCGTTTTCACCGACAGTATCTCCGTATTCGATAAGATCATACCCACGACCATCCCTTTCAAGGGAGAGACCCTCTGCAGGACCGCCGCTTTCTGGTTCCAGCTTCTCAGGAAGAATGGAATCCGCACGCATTTCACTGAGCTGGTCCCACCCAATCGCATGAGGGTGAAGAAAGTCGAGGTCATTGACGATTATGATTCCCTGACCTGCTCCTCTACCAACTATCTCATACCGCTCGAGTTCATCTCCAGACAATATGTGGCAGGTTCGCTGTTCGAGAGGGTGAAGGGAGGAGAGATCACCGCGGAAGAACTGGGTTTCTCTCCCAATCACAAGGTGAAGTACGGTGAGAGGCTTCCCAAGACATTCTACGAGACCACGACGAAGTTGGAGAAGGTAGACCGTCTGCTCTCTCGTGATGAGGCCATTGATATCTCAGGACTAACCCAGGAGGAGTACGAGAGGGTTTTGGACATCACGAAGCGCATCGACGACTTGATCATGGAGGAGTCGGAGGAGCGTTGCCTCATCCACGTTGATGGAAAGAAGGAATTCGGATTCGATGAGAAGCGTCGACTCATGGTGGTCGATACCTTCGGTACTGCTGACGAGGATAGGTGGTGGGACGAGGACTGCTACCACGGGAACGAGTTTCTAGAACTCAGCAAGGAGTCGGTTAGGAAGTACTACAAGGAGATCGGCTACTACGATGAACTAATGAACGCTCGAAGGGCGGGGCTTACAGAACCAGAGATCCCTCCACTACCCGAGGGAAAGGTGGAGGAGTTCAGCGAACTCTACATCGAAATGTTCGAGCGGATCACCGGTGAGAGCTTCAGGTGA
- a CDS encoding response regulator codes for MPSKRLMVIDDEKGIQEILREVLTSKGYEVDIAGSGEEGLKRISEDFYNVAIIDVQLQDMTGIEVMEKIEEISPDTEVIIMTAYASVDTAIKAIKGKAFDYIAKPFKAEKLLDALNGAIHYQELKMQNRSMLEQITFLNDISNEMVKTFNIDTILNLVLSRTLEFFNIKSGAIYTKEDGEWILRRWNGVTDKFKNDFARLSPEHPIVREATDMQLTVLRKTNSNHGGAMWAAVPFLFGNNVMGILVLAGKGSEFLDEEDRRLLTIMGAQVGTILNNAMTFENIEATRSYLQNLVENTADAIITYDLKGCVIGWNPAATAIYGWEAEEAMGKTLVNVPQDRRGESKAMFDEVRNGGIVSNFETFRQNKEGRLVEVAITLSPLKDASERLIGYSCISRDLTTKKEVEKERIRSEVLEAQGRIRDVLIDVIPLLLKRKLPQEDKNEFILILSRKLEEALYDNYVREGEDTPDGIARSIAAVLNEMGGKFDYTIEDDIITICGYKCPWQNETRKNPVICMLTKSISARFAKRALGEVRVSQESTLANEDEKCLITIMRGDPVDS; via the coding sequence ATGCCCTCCAAGAGACTGATGGTTATCGACGACGAAAAGGGTATCCAGGAGATACTCAGAGAAGTTTTGACCTCGAAAGGATACGAGGTCGACATTGCAGGTAGCGGAGAGGAAGGTCTCAAGAGGATCTCTGAAGATTTCTACAATGTGGCCATTATCGATGTGCAACTTCAGGACATGACTGGAATCGAAGTAATGGAGAAGATCGAGGAGATCAGCCCAGATACGGAGGTCATCATCATGACGGCCTATGCTTCGGTGGATACTGCGATAAAGGCCATCAAAGGAAAGGCTTTTGATTATATTGCCAAACCATTCAAAGCAGAAAAGCTACTGGATGCGCTGAACGGGGCAATCCATTACCAGGAGCTGAAGATGCAGAACCGAAGTATGCTGGAGCAGATCACCTTCCTCAATGACATTTCCAATGAGATGGTCAAGACATTCAATATCGATACCATCCTCAATCTTGTGCTAAGCAGAACATTGGAATTCTTCAACATCAAATCCGGAGCGATCTACACCAAGGAGGATGGAGAGTGGATCCTTAGGAGATGGAACGGAGTGACAGATAAGTTCAAAAATGACTTCGCCAGACTCTCACCAGAACATCCGATCGTCAGAGAGGCCACTGATATGCAGCTGACGGTATTGAGGAAGACCAACTCCAACCACGGAGGGGCGATGTGGGCGGCAGTACCCTTCCTTTTCGGGAATAACGTCATGGGCATCCTCGTACTAGCCGGGAAAGGATCGGAATTCCTAGACGAAGAGGATAGGAGACTCCTGACCATAATGGGTGCTCAGGTGGGAACCATACTCAATAACGCTATGACCTTCGAGAACATCGAAGCGACCAGGAGCTATCTACAAAACCTTGTGGAGAATACGGCTGATGCGATAATCACCTACGATCTCAAAGGGTGCGTAATAGGGTGGAATCCAGCTGCCACGGCCATATACGGGTGGGAGGCGGAGGAGGCCATGGGGAAAACACTAGTCAATGTACCGCAAGACAGAAGGGGTGAATCCAAGGCCATGTTCGATGAGGTTAGGAACGGGGGAATAGTCAGTAATTTTGAGACTTTCCGACAAAACAAGGAAGGAAGGTTGGTTGAGGTAGCAATCACTCTTTCCCCTCTCAAGGATGCCTCTGAACGGCTTATTGGATATTCTTGCATTTCCAGAGATCTCACCACCAAGAAAGAGGTCGAAAAAGAAAGGATCCGTTCTGAGGTTCTTGAAGCCCAAGGTAGGATCAGGGACGTACTCATCGATGTGATACCGCTCCTGCTGAAGCGAAAACTCCCCCAAGAGGATAAGAACGAGTTCATACTGATACTATCCAGGAAGCTTGAGGAGGCTCTGTATGACAACTATGTCAGAGAGGGAGAGGATACTCCCGACGGCATCGCCAGGAGCATCGCTGCCGTGCTGAACGAGATGGGCGGGAAGTTCGATTACACTATTGAAGATGACATTATCACCATCTGCGGGTACAAGTGTCCTTGGCAGAACGAGACAAGGAAGAATCCCGTTATATGCATGCTCACAAAGAGCATCTCGGCCCGTTTTGCCAAAAGGGCTCTCGGCGAGGTGAGAGTCTCTCAGGAAAGTACCCTGGCCAATGAGGATGAGAAGTGTCTCATCACCATAATGAGAGGTGATCCGGTAGATTCCTGA
- a CDS encoding response regulator, whose amino-acid sequence MNKDLHRILIVEDNEEHVALDREYLPENEFYVDSAPDKHTALQKLKNKSYDLVVLDYQLPDGNGIELLIEMKSLGIDVPVILLTNYDEPDLSFEARKLGAVDYWVKGYQYFTQLRERILESIDSSDL is encoded by the coding sequence ATGAACAAAGATCTCCACAGGATATTGATAGTCGAGGACAATGAGGAACATGTCGCTCTCGATAGAGAATACCTTCCAGAGAATGAATTCTATGTGGATTCGGCTCCGGATAAGCACACGGCCTTACAGAAGCTCAAGAATAAGAGCTATGACTTAGTGGTATTGGACTATCAGTTACCTGATGGCAACGGCATTGAGCTCTTGATTGAGATGAAATCCCTGGGAATCGATGTACCAGTAATCTTACTCACCAATTATGATGAACCTGACCTGAGCTTCGAAGCTCGAAAACTGGGCGCCGTTGATTACTGGGTAAAGGGATACCAATATTTCACCCAGCTGAGGGAGCGTATCCTTGAGAGCATCGATAGCAGTGACCTCTGA
- a CDS encoding sulfurtransferase, with protein MYPYPSGKGKVKWVSTDWLDEHLDDDILIMDVQPNVHDYLQEHIPGAVYLNENFIRAYGVTKPAVFLPPDVVGPYFRRAGVTNDRPVVVYTGKGPFKGWGDGLEQTMMSYSLARYGHDNVLLLDGGIDKWKTEGREIDQLFPVIETGDFMPTVRKEYFIEYEEFKVAKDRDDVILLDARPPAFYEGGGPWGRPGHIPGAISLPWSSLMTKENTRKLKPDDEILSILEEKGVTNDKMIICSCGTGREATNEFTLLKWYLGHPKVKIYEGSFTEWISYLDNPTVIGKNPR; from the coding sequence ATCTATCCGTATCCTTCTGGAAAGGGAAAGGTAAAGTGGGTATCTACCGACTGGCTCGATGAGCATCTGGACGATGACATCCTCATCATGGACGTGCAGCCCAACGTACACGACTATCTCCAGGAACACATTCCTGGGGCGGTCTACTTGAATGAGAATTTCATCCGTGCATACGGCGTCACCAAACCTGCTGTCTTCCTTCCCCCTGATGTTGTAGGGCCGTACTTCAGGAGGGCAGGTGTGACCAATGATCGACCTGTGGTGGTCTACACCGGAAAGGGACCATTCAAGGGATGGGGCGATGGTTTGGAACAGACCATGATGTCCTACTCTCTTGCTAGGTACGGTCACGACAATGTTCTCCTCTTGGATGGGGGCATCGACAAGTGGAAGACCGAAGGTCGTGAGATTGATCAGCTGTTCCCGGTGATCGAAACGGGCGACTTCATGCCCACAGTCCGCAAAGAGTACTTCATTGAATATGAGGAATTCAAAGTGGCAAAAGACAGGGATGATGTGATCCTATTGGACGCCAGACCACCCGCGTTCTATGAAGGGGGCGGACCCTGGGGCAGACCAGGCCACATTCCTGGAGCTATCAGCTTACCTTGGTCATCGCTCATGACCAAGGAGAACACTAGGAAGCTCAAGCCCGATGATGAGATACTCTCAATCCTTGAGGAGAAGGGAGTTACCAATGACAAAATGATCATCTGCTCCTGCGGTACTGGAAGGGAAGCCACCAACGAGTTCACATTGCTGAAGTGGTACCTTGGCCATCCTAAGGTCAAGATCTACGAGGGCAGCTTCACGGAGTGGATCTCTTACCTGGACAACCCGACGGTGATAGGCAAAAATCCCAGGTGA
- a CDS encoding UPF0179 family protein yields MVIITLIGEHQAKEGEEFVYRGPLTDCRECRLKAVCFNLDPGCAYKIKGIREVKHECRIHEDGVRVVEVEKIPVQCAIASKFAIEGSMITLGESKCENISCAQYRLCHPHGMLKNSKWRVASIYGDIDCPDKMKMIKVDLE; encoded by the coding sequence ATGGTGATAATCACACTTATCGGTGAACATCAGGCCAAGGAAGGCGAGGAATTCGTGTACAGAGGTCCTCTGACCGATTGCCGGGAATGTCGATTGAAGGCTGTTTGCTTCAACCTAGATCCTGGATGCGCATACAAGATCAAGGGAATCAGGGAAGTGAAACACGAATGCCGAATTCACGAGGATGGTGTCCGGGTTGTGGAAGTAGAAAAGATACCTGTCCAATGCGCTATCGCCTCTAAGTTCGCCATAGAGGGATCGATGATAACCCTGGGAGAGTCCAAGTGCGAGAACATTAGCTGTGCCCAATACAGGCTCTGTCATCCACATGGAATGCTCAAGAATTCCAAGTGGAGGGTGGCGTCAATATATGGCGACATAGATTGCCCGGATAAGATGAAGATGATAAAGGTGGATCTAGAGTGA
- a CDS encoding NAD(P)-dependent glycerol-1-phosphate dehydrogenase → MDEGDFTKARSMLFPRNVLAGHGVLDSIPEVCQDFGLRGTGVIVTGNLTKKLAGDKVANVMNDAGFEVQFAIVGEANYSNVEQVEEICKEVDAGFILGVGGGSKIDLCKLAAKDLGLAFLSIPTSASHDGIASGRASIRNENGSRSLEAKVPLGVVADTSVIVKAPYRLLAAGCADVISNTTALMDWEFARRMRNVEFSRSAHALASYTSQTIIESADLIRPNLEESVWVAIRPIIISGISMSVAGSSRPTSGSEHMFSHALDLIAPGSALHGEQCGVGAVMMMYLHGGDWKRIRGALRKIGAPVNARALGVKEEQIIDALLMAHTIREDRFTILGHSGLTREAAERIAAITEVI, encoded by the coding sequence ATGGACGAAGGTGACTTCACCAAGGCTCGCTCGATGCTTTTTCCCCGAAATGTTCTGGCTGGTCATGGCGTGCTTGACAGCATCCCGGAGGTCTGCCAGGACTTCGGGCTCAGAGGCACCGGCGTCATAGTCACAGGAAACCTCACGAAGAAGCTTGCGGGCGACAAGGTCGCTAATGTAATGAACGACGCAGGCTTCGAGGTCCAGTTCGCCATTGTAGGAGAGGCGAACTACTCCAATGTAGAGCAGGTGGAGGAGATCTGTAAAGAGGTTGACGCTGGCTTCATTCTGGGAGTAGGCGGTGGCAGCAAGATCGACCTATGCAAGCTTGCGGCCAAGGATCTCGGTCTCGCCTTCCTGAGCATTCCAACATCGGCATCGCATGATGGGATCGCTTCGGGCAGGGCATCTATTAGGAACGAAAATGGATCGAGGTCTCTGGAGGCAAAGGTCCCACTGGGAGTGGTGGCGGACACCAGCGTAATCGTGAAAGCGCCTTACAGACTTCTTGCCGCGGGCTGCGCCGACGTCATATCCAATACCACGGCTTTGATGGATTGGGAATTCGCCCGAAGAATGAGGAACGTGGAATTCAGCCGATCGGCACACGCCCTGGCAAGCTACACCTCGCAGACGATCATTGAGAGCGCCGACCTCATAAGGCCTAACTTGGAGGAAAGCGTGTGGGTGGCCATCCGCCCGATCATAATCTCCGGAATATCGATGAGTGTTGCAGGAAGCTCCCGGCCAACAAGCGGATCGGAGCACATGTTCTCCCATGCGCTTGATCTCATAGCCCCGGGTTCCGCACTACACGGCGAACAGTGCGGGGTGGGGGCCGTCATGATGATGTACCTACACGGAGGGGACTGGAAGCGGATCAGAGGCGCCCTTAGAAAGATAGGGGCACCGGTCAACGCCAGGGCACTGGGAGTAAAGGAAGAGCAGATCATCGACGCGCTCCTAATGGCCCATACCATAAGGGAGGATCGTTTCACGATCCTTGGTCACTCGGGTCTCACCCGGGAGGCCGCCGAGAGGATCGCAGCCATAACAGAGGTCATCTAG
- a CDS encoding flavodoxin family protein, whose product MVRVVGISGSPRKGGNTDILLDKALEGAREVGGEVLKIRLNDLSMKGCQECGACQTTGKCVLDDDMQKLYRLLEELDVLIIASPVFFSGLSSQTKMMIDRCQSLWARKYRLNNPIATDGRRRGAFLSVGGMKRSDFSGAISTIKVFFTSIDIKYIGELTFPGIDYKGQINEHPSAMDEALILGKKLVLSNK is encoded by the coding sequence ATGGTCAGGGTAGTGGGAATATCCGGATCACCAAGGAAGGGAGGCAATACGGACATCCTTCTGGACAAAGCGCTCGAGGGCGCGAGAGAGGTTGGTGGGGAGGTACTGAAGATACGGTTGAATGATCTCTCTATGAAGGGATGTCAGGAGTGCGGAGCCTGTCAGACAACGGGAAAGTGCGTGCTGGATGATGATATGCAGAAGCTATATCGCCTCCTAGAGGAGCTTGATGTCCTCATCATCGCGTCTCCGGTATTCTTCTCTGGATTAAGTAGTCAGACCAAGATGATGATAGACCGTTGCCAGAGCCTCTGGGCCCGCAAGTACAGGCTCAACAATCCAATAGCTACCGATGGAAGGAGGCGGGGAGCATTCCTCTCAGTCGGGGGAATGAAGAGGTCGGACTTCTCAGGCGCGATTTCAACTATTAAGGTGTTCTTCACTAGCATCGATATAAAATACATTGGAGAACTCACATTTCCGGGCATCGACTACAAGGGCCAGATCAACGAGCATCCATCCGCAATGGATGAAGCTCTTATTCTTGGAAAGAAACTGGTATTATCCAATAAATGA
- a CDS encoding GAF domain-containing protein: MRAVEHFIIIVDIKGRITWMDRNSKNLIPDGIQGSLSIFDILQEQDHSTVEMALAVAMDSGREERTSARLLKTSSGQIDVTLWIDPLEGNDNLCTVVISRPTSESDLEFMDLHSFVLTVDEAMDKVQSPVISADQHARILMLNLAAEELSGFTTREVLGKNISTLFTLEAGSSDDFKKALEAVMKGDVRNINAPLQTKAGKIIDQSWRITYAVIGEEGEGILMAFGYDPQKVPKNVDSVAEFEDNLSLLVSRSADLAGALDPSGKVDEDLIRLVEAQSLHFGIIHVDGLDNGTMIFHAGADRARAEGILDSPLLDLEELSRMEKPVVVELDPWAHRGKMPQAVNSILYIPIGSGTSSRGFAIFGTEGSLRRWESRTPILQIFCNQILASLRHSGLIKMLASRTMELQSLYEVSHILTSTLDIETLLQEVVEKGCSLANANRCDVYRTDERTDLPVLLKSHVLDEGLSGSELDDLTILEVTKTGKSIVNNEVAEENNPFSIKSSMIGVPLIVAGEVAGAMALYRCASQFTERDLKVMELFATATALALRNASLYEKLNGTALELQAYNDFLAHDVANYNVPIHGYLEILLSNPCLDEKQKGYVWKALKQSDNITSLVSNVRRLAEIRLRERSKEMKPVDIVPILSQIIADHSNTICEGTVIRFEPSIESAMVKGDEEVRDIFMNLLKNACQYGGGSIVEISVSRHLEDGMAYWKVDFSDQGKGIPDEWKKRIFQRFWETDSDRRAETKGLGLCVVQALCQYYGGMVWVSDRVEGKPSSGSVFSVILPIAMNPS; this comes from the coding sequence TTGAGAGCTGTTGAGCATTTCATCATCATCGTGGATATAAAGGGAAGAATAACTTGGATGGACAGAAACTCCAAGAACCTAATCCCAGATGGGATTCAAGGAAGTCTGTCTATCTTCGATATTCTTCAGGAGCAGGACCATTCCACCGTTGAGATGGCTCTCGCAGTAGCGATGGACAGTGGAAGGGAGGAGAGAACCTCAGCCCGGCTTTTGAAAACTTCGTCTGGCCAAATCGATGTCACGCTCTGGATAGATCCTCTTGAAGGCAATGATAATCTATGCACCGTGGTCATCTCCAGACCCACTTCCGAATCCGATCTGGAATTCATGGACCTCCACTCATTTGTCCTTACTGTTGACGAGGCCATGGACAAGGTCCAATCCCCGGTAATCTCTGCCGATCAGCATGCAAGAATACTGATGCTCAACCTGGCTGCTGAGGAGCTTTCGGGTTTCACCACCCGAGAGGTTCTGGGAAAGAACATCAGCACTCTCTTTACTCTTGAAGCGGGGTCCTCGGATGATTTTAAAAAAGCACTTGAAGCTGTTATGAAAGGGGACGTTAGGAATATCAATGCCCCTCTCCAAACCAAGGCGGGTAAGATAATTGATCAATCCTGGAGAATCACATATGCTGTGATCGGGGAGGAGGGAGAAGGTATACTGATGGCATTCGGCTATGATCCTCAGAAGGTCCCCAAAAACGTTGATTCAGTTGCAGAATTCGAAGATAATCTTTCATTGCTTGTCTCCAGGTCAGCGGATCTCGCAGGGGCTCTTGATCCTTCAGGGAAGGTAGATGAAGACCTCATTCGCCTGGTAGAGGCACAGTCGCTTCATTTCGGGATAATTCATGTGGATGGTCTGGACAATGGAACCATGATCTTCCACGCAGGTGCGGACAGGGCTAGAGCCGAGGGCATTCTCGATTCACCATTGCTCGATCTAGAAGAACTTTCAAGAATGGAGAAGCCCGTCGTCGTAGAGCTAGACCCTTGGGCTCACAGAGGAAAAATGCCACAAGCGGTCAATTCGATCCTATATATTCCAATAGGTTCTGGGACCTCATCAAGGGGATTTGCGATATTTGGGACCGAGGGCTCACTGAGGCGCTGGGAATCTCGAACTCCCATTCTGCAAATATTCTGCAATCAGATCTTGGCATCCCTGAGACATTCGGGACTGATCAAGATGCTCGCTAGCAGAACCATGGAGCTTCAAAGCCTCTATGAGGTATCCCATATTCTTACCTCGACGCTTGATATTGAGACCCTCTTGCAGGAAGTGGTGGAAAAAGGATGTTCTTTAGCTAACGCCAACAGATGTGATGTATATCGCACAGATGAGAGAACTGATCTACCTGTGTTGTTGAAGAGCCATGTTTTAGATGAAGGCCTCTCAGGATCTGAGTTAGACGATCTGACCATATTGGAAGTTACGAAGACTGGCAAGAGCATCGTTAATAACGAGGTGGCTGAAGAAAATAACCCATTCAGCATAAAGAGTTCTATGATTGGTGTTCCTCTTATCGTTGCGGGAGAGGTAGCAGGAGCGATGGCCCTTTACAGGTGTGCTTCGCAGTTCACTGAAAGGGACCTCAAAGTAATGGAATTGTTTGCCACCGCTACCGCCCTAGCGCTGAGGAATGCAAGCCTTTACGAGAAGTTGAACGGAACCGCCCTGGAGCTTCAAGCCTACAATGATTTTCTTGCCCATGACGTGGCCAACTACAATGTGCCCATTCATGGCTATCTCGAGATACTTTTATCGAACCCCTGCCTCGATGAGAAACAAAAGGGTTATGTCTGGAAGGCCTTGAAGCAGTCAGATAACATCACATCTCTCGTTTCGAATGTGAGAAGGTTGGCAGAGATCAGGCTGAGAGAGAGAAGCAAAGAGATGAAACCGGTGGACATAGTCCCCATCCTATCCCAGATCATAGCTGACCATTCAAACACCATATGCGAGGGCACGGTCATCCGATTCGAACCATCGATTGAGAGCGCAATGGTGAAAGGTGACGAAGAAGTCAGGGATATCTTTATGAACCTGCTCAAGAACGCTTGTCAGTATGGAGGAGGTTCAATTGTTGAGATATCGGTTTCGAGACACCTTGAAGATGGAATGGCCTACTGGAAGGTGGACTTCTCGGACCAAGGCAAGGGAATACCTGACGAATGGAAGAAGAGGATATTCCAACGATTCTGGGAAACAGATTCTGATCGCCGGGCCGAGACCAAGGGTTTGGGGCTATGTGTAGTCCAAGCATTATGCCAATACTATGGAGGAATGGTCTGGGTTAGTGACAGAGTCGAGGGAAAACCATCCTCCGGATCTGTTTTCTCTGTCATTCTTCCCATAGCAATGAATCCTAGCTGA
- a CDS encoding DUF63 family protein — MLTRFYERHKILFWGLIAIIPLVILVLGCILAPEIFWDGFLYKYFWGPIVSDLEGRPIEGITEGYNVVNTIIYALTLALALLAMYKAFKRFRINMDIGLIVASIPFFLFGGVSRALEDAVLFRGGLGYWFISPLIYVLIATLFIFSGIFGYLAHKRTSDVKGRTLLYIVQVAIILVIYYSVTIIWSGNLAYTLPPYIPFFIALLSVFTLYVLASKEKDPLRSFILCTGLLVLLIAISYAISFAFDPEWQRIFSLIEGHSPTLRPMEAIIIPGIAIVLSAMLWAVGKAAPSKLGVLAAPTSFLMFLAHFLDGTATFRGIDLYGYGEKHVLPTLLIDLAGSAAVMLLFKFLLVLAIIILVDVLFREDLKSYPGLANIMKFAVIFLGMAPGTRDLVRISLGV; from the coding sequence ATGCTTACCAGATTCTACGAGAGGCATAAAATCCTCTTTTGGGGGCTCATCGCGATCATCCCCCTGGTGATCCTCGTATTGGGGTGCATTCTGGCACCAGAAATCTTCTGGGATGGTTTCCTATACAAGTATTTCTGGGGTCCCATTGTATCAGACCTTGAGGGAAGGCCGATCGAGGGTATAACCGAGGGGTATAACGTTGTGAACACGATCATCTATGCCCTCACCCTTGCACTTGCCCTGCTGGCCATGTACAAAGCCTTCAAGAGGTTCCGCATAAACATGGACATTGGCCTGATTGTAGCATCGATTCCTTTCTTCCTTTTTGGAGGAGTCTCCCGAGCTTTGGAAGACGCAGTTCTTTTCCGAGGAGGGCTGGGTTACTGGTTCATTTCCCCACTGATCTATGTACTCATTGCCACCCTTTTCATCTTCTCGGGAATCTTTGGATATCTTGCTCACAAGAGAACATCGGATGTGAAGGGGAGAACCCTACTCTACATTGTCCAAGTCGCAATCATCTTGGTCATATACTACTCGGTGACTATCATCTGGAGTGGAAATCTTGCATATACATTACCACCCTACATCCCATTCTTCATAGCCTTACTCTCAGTGTTTACGTTATATGTCCTCGCCTCAAAAGAGAAGGATCCCCTAAGGTCCTTCATTCTATGCACCGGCCTTCTTGTTCTACTGATCGCAATCTCATACGCTATCTCATTCGCTTTCGATCCCGAATGGCAGAGAATATTCTCATTGATCGAAGGCCACTCGCCTACCTTAAGACCAATGGAAGCAATAATCATACCTGGAATAGCCATCGTCTTATCGGCCATGCTATGGGCGGTAGGCAAGGCGGCACCAAGCAAGCTAGGCGTCCTTGCCGCTCCAACCAGTTTCCTTATGTTCCTGGCTCATTTCCTAGATGGTACCGCAACTTTCAGGGGTATAGATCTATACGGGTACGGAGAGAAGCATGTTCTTCCCACCTTGCTCATTGACCTAGCGGGGTCAGCCGCCGTGATGCTTCTGTTCAAGTTCTTACTTGTCCTGGCCATTATCATCCTGGTTGATGTTCTCTTCAGGGAAGATTTGAAGTCCTATCCAGGGCTCGCCAATATAATGAAGTTCGCGGTAATTTTCTTAGGGATGGCTCCAGGGACCAGGGATCTGGTGAGAATCTCACTTGGAGTCTGA
- a CDS encoding MoaD/ThiS family protein, with product MRVRVKFYSSFREVTGTPEMYLDMSMDSTVNDLVAKLLNMFPKLRLQSDEIVVSLNKRSVPMDSILKEGDEVSFLPPVTGG from the coding sequence GTGCGCGTACGGGTGAAGTTCTATTCCTCTTTCAGAGAGGTTACAGGTACCCCCGAGATGTATTTGGACATGTCCATGGATTCGACTGTGAATGATCTCGTGGCCAAGCTCTTGAATATGTTCCCAAAATTGAGGTTGCAGAGCGATGAAATAGTCGTTTCTCTCAACAAGAGGAGCGTACCAATGGACTCGATCCTGAAAGAGGGCGATGAGGTCTCTTTTCTCCCCCCGGTCACTGGTGGGTGA